A segment of the Anoplolepis gracilipes chromosome 14, ASM4749672v1, whole genome shotgun sequence genome:
GTGCCAATTTAATAGCAACAAAGTACGATAatacagaaatttatattatatatatgtacgttaaTTGAAAAACAATATCACGAGTTTCTATTTTATGATCACTCTTTGTCATCACACAgtcttttacaataattattaaattatttaagaaaagttTAATCTTTGCACTctagataaaatatctcacTGATCAATTATATATCGACTGGAAAAATTTAGAAAGCCCAGAAGAATACGAAATTATGAAAACATATGCAACGAAAGCAAGATCCTTTTCTTTGGTTTATTCCTGTAAGTATAAATTACTCTATtcgaaattttcatataacgGATGGTAAAcaatttgtttcattttgtTGCAGCGTATTATCTCATATGTGTTCCCTTGTTTGTATTAATTAGCCTCACACCACAAATATTAGATATCGTGTTGCCTCTCAACGAATCCCGTCCTATATTAATGCCGAGCGAATGTCACTATTTCGTTAAGGACGACAGAGACTatttctattacattttttttcacacacttatatctgtaataataattataacggCTCTTATTGCGCACGATTGTGTGATCTTTACTTACATCGAGCATGTCTGCGGTATTTTTGCTGTAACTGggtaagaaaaatttctatttttttcttgttattttaatataatataagattaaaaaacaaagtataACATAGCGCTTAAATTCATGTAGATTTCGTCTTAAAAACTTGACATATAATAccgacattaaaaataataatatagataatgtaTACAATCGAAAAATAGCATTATCTGTTCACGCACATTGGCGAGCTTTACAGTAAGTGTGTAATGACATacacgtatttttatatatgtgcggataaacgaataaatgtttattaaataaaactctcaatatacatttcatagaaatatttatttgtcataGATTTGCGGAGTTTCTTGAAAATACTTTCTCTGTagctttaattatacaaatgttCATAGTTATCGTAGCACTGAGTGTCGTCTTGCTGCAAGTACATGCTTAATTTTTAAGAGTATTGTTTGTATAATTCAACttacgaaaatattttgagagtcaaattattatttttatttataaaattttccgaCAAGTAAGaagttaaaatatgtttattgtaTTCGAGATGACGGTACAATTAGAGAACATTATTGAAACGACGAGATACGCCGGATTTGTTTTTGGTCAATTGATTCATATATTCTGCTTCAGTCTGCAAGGTCAAAGATTGATGGACCACAGCTTAGAAATACACGACAAGATGTGAGATAAGGAttccaattttaaaatatatacatgtataataattccgcgattgattaataattaaaataaagaaggaAATTGTTGAAATGTGTAATGTTGTAACATTGTAGATATAACTGCATCTGGTACAAAATACCCGCTAAATCGCAAAGAATGCTTCTAAACATCATGAGAAGAAGCTTGCAACCGAATTTTTTGACCGCCGGCaagatatacattttttcccTGAAAAGCTTCATGacggtaaagaaaaaaaattccactAATAACGTAGTGTTATAAcgtataaacttttatacaattatttaaaaaattttactcttaTTTCAAAGGTTATTCAATCTTCAGTGTCATATTTTACCGTACTCGCGTCCTTCCAGTAATCAATGGTCGATAAATTGAGATAGAAATTCTGCACAAGggcataatataatgttacgGTAACAGATTATCGCATTGGAAATAGTAAtgtctttctaaaaaaaatccatctttaattttcatttaaaagaattatttcttgTTAGCCACgctgttataaaatatgtattacatataatttaagtaCGTTTGTCTTCATTAAACAGATGTCAGCTGCTAAAGCAATGATaaggaaaaatagaaataaataataaaaaagttcaaattttttttaattgttagttTAAATGTTCTGATATACTCATATGGCTATCTGTTTTgaagtaaattattatcatcgtgaattaataaatcgtcaatgtacattaaattgtacatatttttgtctaaagtatgtaatatatagtaatgttattttaatgaaaattaaaatgtaaaaacaaattgaTTCGAATCGATAAATAGTATAAAGTGATCATGAGATCACAAAAGTTAATTATAGCTGGAAATaaggaaagttttttttctttgatcaaatttttttataaccgTTTATCTGTGTGGCTTCATTATAGTaaagaatctatttttttttaaatattgtgataCTAATACGtgtttatttcaaattcttttagaaatattagcttccaaaattcatatttttttctttaaaaagctTCAGCACacacgataaaatatataaaattatccatagatatagtatatatctatggataattttataaatttttttattgcaaatacaTGCAGTTCCAGAGTGTCtactcaaattttgtaaaaaaaaaattctctgaaaatttCCTCATTTcccaggtatttttgttcaaatttcCAAATAAAGAGAAcactattttcaaaattttttaatacaactttctaaaataaataaaataaagttttattacatacattttcaaATTACACGAAATATGCTAGGTGATAATTgcgacaaaaaattaattccgcaaataatacgtaataaattatacctGCTTGTAATTCACTTATCCATTTCAAAATCCAACACAATAAatcatttgattttaatatattctctatatataaaaagttaagatCGTATCGTCACACGAGTGCAAAGTGCGaatgcgaaatatttttaaaaatacaacagACAACATGTATACGTAATAAAAcatggaaattatttatatgacaaTTGATGTGTCATGTTTcgtaatattctatacatagACATCGGAGTATTTACACCAAACCATGAAATATAGGATTAGTACACTAGATCTAAACGTACTCttggattattataaaatcgataCCTGCACGCGATAAGACATCATCTCTACCATTTGACAGGCTGTAATTGACAATCGTATTGCGTGCATTAAGAAGCATGACACGTGAGTTTAAAGATTTTTGACatgtattttcatatatgGCACTCTAGACTTTTTcactgaaatatttatttgttctttACACGTTCGGAGAacaagacaaaaaatttagttGACTACGTGCCATTGAGAACACAGTATCGTTCACAAAACTATGGAATCCGTTtggaattattattacagcaTTACGAAAAGAATGTTATTATTGGTTGGTCAGTGGCCTTATCAGAAGCAAAAAGACAGATTGCTCCGAATGACTTTGGTGACAATGACTGAACTTTCTGTAATGGTGCCACAGGTATTTATTtacaacatattttatcaatcatcactaaaatagaattaaaaagttatttgattaaaatacaataaatgtaaCGTAATTGTCCAGCtctataatattgtacaatataatgttttagaTTGGCAAATTTATTCAATGTGATAAAAACCTgcattgtatttttatgatacTACCGACATATCTATTGCACGTTGTAATGTTAGTGAAGCTATACACGTGTCAATTTAATAGTggcaaagtattatatatatatgaatatttttaaaatgtattattcaaaaaaatgttttctatattaaatttttatctatatttagatgtttatttagttttccatatttaaatattttttatattaattattaaaaatttttattacattattttttttttaatttaaagaaaaaaaattaagaaaattgtaCCACATTATTTGTCATGCTCAtaacatttttgcaattatcgttaaattatttaaaatttgatatccgTACAAACTATTTTTGTAGATTAAAGATCTCACTAATCAATTGTATAGCCATTGGAAAAGTTTGCAAAGCCCTGAAGAATACGAAATTATGAAAACGTACGCAGCAAAAGCGAGattgttttctttaatatattcatgtaatgataaatctattattattgtacatataacgaaaacaaaaagattttaatttgctttaATTATTGCAGCTTATTATGTCATATGTTGTCCTATGTTTGTATTAATTAGCCTCACACCGCAAATATTAGATATCGTGTTGCCACTCAACGAATCTCGCCCTATAATATTGCCTTACGAAGCTCATTATTTCGTCCACGATGACAGAGaatacttttattacattttcttccACGCTCTTAtagctataataataattataacggGTATACTCGCGCATGACTGTATGGTTCTGACTTACGTCGAACATGTATGCAGCATCTTCGCTGTAGCTGGGTAAAGATGTATATtagtatttgttatatattgtttttgtataataaatttcggcaaaaatttaaaagtgtcTAAATGTTTGCAGATTTCGTTTTGAAAACTtggcatataataaaaatacacacttgataaataatgatctaattaatatgtacaatcaaaaAATAACTACCTCTGTGCATGCACACTGGCAAGCCTTACAgtaagtgtatatatttatatatctagaaaatgaatataaaaaaataaatgctaaTTATGTGAGaaaggaatttttaatatatattccttttCTAACATTTATAGATTCGCGGAGCTTTTAGAAAATACTTTCTCTATAACTTTTGCCATACAAATAGCGATAGTTACTATAGCGATGAGTATTAGTTTGCTGCAAGTACGTgcttatttgataatattattataattaagcgacatttatatttaaaaaatagaaatactaTTCCTTTTAATTAACGTAAAAGTGTGAaagattaacatatatttatcgcgTTTGAGATGGCAGTTCAATTAGATGACACTCTGGAAACGATGAGGTATACGGCATTTGTTGTTGgtcaattaattcatttattttgctttagTCTGCAAGGTCAACGATTGATAGATCACAGTTTACGAATGCACGATAAGATGTAAGatgataatttcaattttatcatctatagtatatataatatatcagtaTGCAATcacgattaaattaaaaaaattgattgtcgAAATGTACATGTATTGTTACAATATTGCAGATATAATTGCTTATGGTACAATATACCAGTGAAATCGCAAAAGTTGCTCCTAAATGTAATGAACAGGAGCTTGCAACCGAATATTTTGAGTGCTGgaggaatttatattttttccttgaAAAGTTTTACTACGGTAAAGAAGGAAAATAGGttttcatgaatattttataatcttcgtATACAGTATATgataatgtgtttttttaaaagttcttttaaaaacatttgctCTTTTTTAAAGGTTCTACAATCTTCGGTATCGTATTTTATGGTTCTCGCATCCTTCCAATAATTCAAAATGATCAATATTCAAATAGTATTTATGTACAAGtacaatattatgataatagaTTATTGCATTTAACATAATGTGTatacgtatttttaattttcacttaaaagaattatatcttattagccacgctgttaaaatattacatataattttatattttaaagtattctcattttataaataaagtcaaACAGATATCCATGATTAAAGCTGTGATAGtactggaaataaaaataaatattaagaaagcttatatattttaattattaatataaatatgctaATATGTCTAGCTGtcttaaagtaaattattatcgtcgcgatttgtcaaattttaaatgtatacttGTATAGTTGCatctataatacataatatgtacTAATATCATTACtgccaattaaaatataaaaataagtggaTTTGAATTGATAAAGAAAGTATCCATGAGATCACAAAACCTAGTTATTTATAACTGGGAATAATAAAAGTCCTttgatcaaattttttaatgatcgTCTTTCTGTTTGATTTCACTAATGGTAAAAAAATCAGTTGTCGCAAATattgtgatatattatatgtacttcttgaaaattcttttaaaaatattagcttcacaatttgtcattaaaaagtttgagTTATATACAtggtaaaatgtataaaaaattatccacaaatatagtaattatagaaattatgcaattttatcttaatcatAAGCAGATAACGTTTCAAAAGCCTgtttatgtgaaataaactAAATGAATAGAGAgatctttttctataaatatctataattctctctatttttgcaTTTGAAAAATGAAGCTAGactctccaatttttttttaaatatattttatcaaaaattatcatttaaaagtagaaaaaaaattttagaacttttaacttttattttttccattttgaaAGATAATTACTTGACTTTACTTGAATTTACATTCTCTTATCAATTTCAAAAcctaaaatcatttaattttaatatattctcgtataaaaaattaagattgtaTCGCCATACAaatgcgaaatatttttaaaaatatacaacagAGTACTCTTTATGTAAATACAGCatggaaattattatatggcAATTGATGTGTCATGTTTCGCAATAATCTTATGCACAGACATTGGAGCATATACCCTAAACCAcgaaatatagatatttatattaaatatataattaaaacactgATTTCCttggatattataaaattgatatgtcTTGCACGATAAGACATCATCTCTACCATTTGACAGGATGTGATTGACCATGACATTGTATTAAGAAACATGACACGTGAGTTTAAAGATTTTTCACGTGTATTTTCACAcgtgacattaaaatatttatttgttcctTACATCggaaaataagattaaaaaatttaatcagttgattaaattttttgtagttACACGCCATCGGGAACATAGTGTTGTTTACAAAACTATAGAATccgtttgaaattattattatacagcaTTACGAAAAGAATACTATTATTAGCTGATCAATGACCTTATCAGAGACAGATTGTTCCGAATGACTTTAGTGACAATGACTGAATTTTCTGTGATGGTGCCCATCAATAATCGTTAAAGtagaattaagaaattattagattaaaatacaataaatataacataaatgttGGCGAgctctataatataatgttttaaattggTAAATTTCATTCAATGTAATAAAGCCCTgcattgtatttttatgataatactGGGATATTGTAATCCTGGTTAAGTTATACACGTGCCAATTTAATAGTGGCAAAgtacgataataaaaatatttttaatatatattgttcaaaaaatgtttatataaatttaaattttatctatatttataattagatgtttatttagttttctacatttaaatacttgctatattaatttaaacaaaatttattatattatttttttttaatttttaaaaacatttaaaaaaagttttattatattatttttcacacttataacatttgttatattataatagttaccgttaaattatttgaaattttatatctatacaaactatatttttctagattAAAGAGCTTACTGATCAGTTGTATAGCCGTTGGAAAAATTTGGAAAGCTCGGAAGGGTACGAAATTATAAaaggtaaatattaattaataaatactacGACAGGAGATTCccaatatatgatattttcaatatgtaatatttatagtttgcggaatttaaaaaaaatactttctctataatttttaccACATAACTAGCGATAGTTATTATAGCTATAAGTATTAGTTTGCTGCAAATAcgtgattatttaataatattattgtaattaaacgtGCGCGCTTAAAAAATAGAGTTactcacattttttaaattaacggagtatgaaaaattaatatatttatcgcgTTCAAGATGACAATCCATATATTTAGATGACACTCTGGAAACGATGAGGTGTATGGGATTTGTTGTTGGtaaattgattgatttatttattttacttcaatCTGCAAGCCAACGATTGATAGACCATAGTTTACGAATGCACGATAAGATATAAGATGACAATTTCAATTCTATCATCTATAGTTGATCTACAAGTACATGCGATCAAATTAAAGAAACTGattgttgaaatatatatcgttacaatattgcaaatataattgctcTTGGTACAATATACTTGTGAAATCATAATAAAGGTTGCTTCTAACCATGAGGAGTTTGCAATCGAATATTTTGGGCGAGGAATTTCAgacgaatttatatttttccttgaAAAGTTTCACTACGTAAAGAATAggttttcataaatattctataatcttcatgtataaaataatataacaaatataatacaatatatatatttctttaaaaaattcttttaaaaacattagcctttattttaatgattctaCAATCTTCggtatcatattttatagtacTCGCATCCTTCCCAATAGTCAAAATAaccaatattatattcaaataatatttatgttcaaGCATAGTATTACCATAATAGattattgcatttaaaataatatgcatacGTACCTTTAAatctcattttaaaaaattaccttgTTATCCGCGCGCTATCGAATAAATATTACGCATAcgtttgaatttttcaagCTGAACAGATGTtggtgaataaaaaaatttgcatatggGAAACAGTAGTAAGAAAggtaatattttgatttgaaatatataatcatatttttgctCTATCATGAGGTAAGTTATTATCGCGAACTGATAGATTTTTAGTAATGGACTaggttttatttatatctagggtatatataatacatagtaatattattagaacaCGAGTTCAAGATgtgaaaacaaataaaattaaattgttaactGATAAGACAttcgaaagaaaattaatcaaaaatattcattatatatttttatggacGATTATCTGTTATATGTTAAATCACGTAAGGATAATATGACACTAGTCAGTGAGTTCTATCATTAATAGACTAAAATTgtcaaagttaaattaaaataaaagaataaatcttAAGGCATTTGATAGCTTACtcacttatataaatacaatttttttctccataCAGAGCGAAATTTGtatcgtgaaaaatatatatatatatagctttcttcaaaaatgttatactaataaaaaaagagttatATTACAGCATCGACGCATACTATGTATGTATGTCACTGTTATACATAGGATATCCTAAGAATTTTAGAACACCGTCAATTCTTTTGATGAACGAGAAGAAAGGCTGGCTAACAGAATTAACAATCTCCCCTGCTCTCGTAACATGTTAAACTTGTTGAACTGTGTAAGTCTTAGGATTTAATAGGATATGTACGTGGATATATTACGCGCAAAATTGCGTGACACGCAAGACGCAATGTGTCTTGACGCATGTAAACAGCTCATATCTTTATCGCACATTTAACGATACATTTAGACTGGATTATAGACTCCAGGCTTCTTTGAATTATCaggaaagaaaatttgtttgttCTTACAATCATTCGGTAACAATAtgttcgataaaatattaattattaaaaattttta
Coding sequences within it:
- the LOC140672982 gene encoding uncharacterized protein isoform X1, producing the protein MESVWNYYYSITKRMLLLVGQWPYQKQKDRLLRMTLVTMTELSVMVPQIGKFIQCDKNLHCIFMILPTYLLHVVMLVKLYTCQFNSGKIKDLTNQLYSHWKSLQSPEEYEIMKTYAAKARLFSLIYSSYYVICCPMFVLISLTPQILDIVLPLNESRPIILPYEAHYFVHDDREYFYYIFFHALIAIIIIITGILAHDCMVLTYVEHVCSIFAVAGFRFENLAYNKNTHLINNDLINMYNQKITTSVHAHWQALQFAELLENTFSITFAIQIAIVTIAMSISLLQMAVQLDDTLETMRYTAFVVGQLIHLFCFSLQGQRLIDHSLRMHDKIYNCLWYNIPVKSQKLLLNVMNRSLQPNILSAGGIYIFSLKSFTTVLQSSVSYFMVLASFQ
- the LOC140672982 gene encoding odorant receptor 9a-like isoform X2; the protein is MESVWNYYYSITKRMLLLVGQWPYQKQKDRLLRMTLVTMTELSVMVPQIKDLTNQLYSHWKSLQSPEEYEIMKTYAAKARLFSLIYSSYYVICCPMFVLISLTPQILDIVLPLNESRPIILPYEAHYFVHDDREYFYYIFFHALIAIIIIITGILAHDCMVLTYVEHVCSIFAVAGFRFENLAYNKNTHLINNDLINMYNQKITTSVHAHWQALQFAELLENTFSITFAIQIAIVTIAMSISLLQMAVQLDDTLETMRYTAFVVGQLIHLFCFSLQGQRLIDHSLRMHDKIYNCLWYNIPVKSQKLLLNVMNRSLQPNILSAGGIYIFSLKSFTTVLQSSVSYFMVLASFQ